The Aestuariibaculum lutulentum genome segment GAATCGCATACGTCGCCACAGTGGAAACAATTTTCTTGATCCATACAATTTGCTCATTATTATACCTGTAACAAAATTCCCAAAAGAACTCCTTACAATATATGACTTTTATCATGAATTTTAAGTATTTTTACCGAACATATAAATTTCAGGTATGAGTAAATGTGAACAATGTATTGTTAAGCAATTTAATTCGTTAAAATCGCTTACCAAAGATGAATTGGTGCGTATTTCCGGGTGCAAAACTTCTAAAATCATCAAAAAAGGAGAAACTATTTTTGAAGAAGGAGATGTTATAAATGGGGTTTTTTGTATTCGCGATGGGGTTTGTAAGTTATCTAAATTAAGTGCCAACGGTAAAGATCAAATTGTGAAGTTGGTAGTGAAAGGAGACTTACTTGGGCAGCGCTCGTTGGTAACAGATGAGACAGCAAATTTAAGTGCCGTAGCCTTAAACGATATGGAAGTTTGCTTTATTCCTAAATCTGAAATTATTAGTGATCTACAGAAAAATTCCAATTTTACCCTGGATGTTTTAAAAGATATGGCTAACGATTTGAGACAAGCCGATGATATTATTGTTAATATGGCTCAAAAATCGGTACGTCAGCGTTTAGC includes the following:
- a CDS encoding Crp/Fnr family transcriptional regulator yields the protein MSKCEQCIVKQFNSLKSLTKDELVRISGCKTSKIIKKGETIFEEGDVINGVFCIRDGVCKLSKLSANGKDQIVKLVVKGDLLGQRSLVTDETANLSAVALNDMEVCFIPKSEIISDLQKNSNFTLDVLKDMANDLRQADDIIVNMAQKSVRQRLAETLVYLYESFGTNSDKTLSVVLSREDYANIVGTAVESAIRVLSQFKKQGLISTSGKKIKIEDLEGLKRVE